Proteins co-encoded in one Lentisphaera araneosa HTCC2155 genomic window:
- the argS gene encoding arginine--tRNA ligase gives MKSLLAQLRDKVSLAVSAVAGDIEIKGAILVPSQNPKFGDYQCNVSMELAGKLGKARGEKVNPRQVATAIMEKLEVSELSEEPEIAGPGFINFKLKNDVLADYAITMLRDERLGIAKVANPERVLVDFSGPNLAKEMHVGHLRSTIIGDSVARFMEFEGHEVLRMNHVGDWGTQFGMLIQFIRTTRPGALENPENFEIADLEDFYREAKKMFDESDEFKDAARRAVVDLQSGDEATLAVWKVFCEESLKHCHEIYGQLDIKISDRGESAYNDMLKDVVEDLKSAGKAEQTEGAWGVFLDGYKNKDDEPLPTIVQKSDGGYIYATTDLAAIRYRFAEQKTDKLIYVTDARQKTHFDQVFEISELMDWAPKDSMRHIGFGMMLGADGKPFKTRTGGTVKLKDLLAEAESRAGELARELTPGLSEEEYKEIAFAAGLGGVKYSDLSHGVATDYKFDWNKMLATDGNTAIYILMTFARTRGLSRKAGVDVDSLVDATDLARLTEEQEIKLIKKIASTPDVWQGVVRDLAPHLLLNHLYELARDFGSFWNSCPIMKLEDEELKQSRLALAGGVGRVLKWGLSMVGIQTLDKL, from the coding sequence ATGAAATCACTTCTGGCCCAATTGAGAGATAAGGTAAGCTTAGCCGTTTCAGCAGTGGCAGGCGATATTGAAATTAAGGGAGCGATTTTAGTCCCCTCACAGAATCCAAAATTTGGTGATTATCAATGCAATGTTTCCATGGAACTCGCAGGTAAACTCGGCAAAGCTCGTGGTGAAAAAGTAAACCCAAGACAAGTGGCCACGGCAATTATGGAGAAACTCGAGGTTTCTGAATTGAGTGAAGAACCAGAAATTGCGGGCCCAGGTTTCATTAACTTTAAGCTCAAAAATGATGTCTTAGCGGATTACGCAATCACTATGCTGCGCGATGAGCGTTTAGGCATTGCGAAAGTCGCAAATCCCGAGCGCGTTTTAGTCGATTTCTCGGGTCCAAATTTGGCCAAGGAAATGCATGTGGGTCATTTGCGTTCGACAATTATTGGTGACTCAGTCGCACGCTTCATGGAATTTGAAGGCCATGAGGTTCTGAGAATGAATCACGTCGGTGACTGGGGAACACAATTTGGTATGTTGATTCAGTTCATCCGCACCACTCGTCCTGGCGCACTAGAAAACCCTGAGAATTTTGAAATTGCGGACTTAGAAGATTTCTATAGAGAAGCCAAGAAAATGTTCGATGAATCAGATGAGTTCAAAGATGCCGCTCGTCGAGCCGTGGTTGATTTGCAGTCGGGTGATGAAGCGACTTTAGCTGTATGGAAAGTCTTCTGTGAAGAAAGCCTTAAACATTGTCACGAAATTTATGGTCAGCTCGATATTAAAATTAGTGATCGTGGTGAGTCAGCTTACAATGACATGCTTAAAGATGTGGTCGAAGACCTCAAATCAGCTGGGAAAGCTGAACAAACTGAGGGGGCTTGGGGTGTTTTTCTCGATGGCTACAAGAATAAAGATGACGAGCCTTTACCGACTATTGTCCAAAAATCTGATGGTGGCTACATCTACGCAACCACTGACCTCGCAGCAATTCGTTACCGCTTTGCTGAGCAAAAAACAGATAAACTCATTTATGTAACTGACGCACGTCAGAAAACGCACTTCGATCAAGTTTTCGAAATTTCAGAATTGATGGATTGGGCACCTAAAGATTCCATGCGTCACATCGGCTTCGGCATGATGCTTGGGGCTGATGGTAAACCCTTCAAGACGAGAACGGGCGGTACAGTTAAGCTGAAAGATCTTTTAGCGGAAGCGGAAAGCCGCGCTGGGGAGCTCGCAAGAGAACTAACTCCTGGTTTAAGTGAAGAAGAATACAAAGAGATAGCTTTTGCAGCAGGTCTCGGAGGCGTCAAGTACTCAGATCTCAGTCATGGTGTGGCAACTGATTACAAATTTGATTGGAACAAGATGCTCGCGACTGATGGCAATACAGCCATTTATATTTTGATGACTTTTGCACGTACGCGCGGACTTTCTCGTAAGGCAGGTGTGGATGTGGATAGCCTCGTGGATGCCACTGATCTTGCTCGACTTACAGAAGAGCAAGAAATTAAGTTGATTAAGAAAATCGCTTCAACGCCAGATGTATGGCAGGGTGTGGTGCGTGATTTAGCTCCTCATCTTCTCCTCAATCACCTCTACGAGTTGGCACGTGACTTTGGTTCTTTCTGGAACTCATGCCCAATTATGAAACTCGAAGATGAAGAACTCAAACAATCACGCTTGGCCCTCGCAGGTGGTGTGGGTCGTGTCCTCAAATGGGGCCTTTCTATGGTGGGAATCCAAACCCTCGATAAGTTGTAG